A portion of the Granulosicoccus antarcticus IMCC3135 genome contains these proteins:
- a CDS encoding malonic semialdehyde reductase: MSSPNEHNNHSTPESAQASVRALRTRMPQVDPVAIDVILRAARSHYAWTDRQVSDDTLRELYDITAAGPTSMNTCPARFVFVKSEEARTRLAKSLKDKNIDKMMSAPVAVIIAFDLDFWKELPFLFPHEDRRGFFKGKEQHCYDTAFRNSSLQAAYFMIAARSLGLDVGAMSGFSNQIVDEEFFADTSLRSNFLCNLGYADESAIFQRLPRFSFEQACSFV, translated from the coding sequence ATGTCTAGCCCTAACGAACACAACAACCATTCGACCCCTGAATCTGCTCAAGCAAGCGTGCGCGCGTTGCGGACACGGATGCCACAGGTGGACCCGGTGGCGATTGATGTCATTCTGCGAGCCGCACGATCACACTACGCCTGGACCGATCGGCAGGTCTCCGATGACACACTGCGGGAGCTGTATGACATCACTGCAGCAGGCCCTACCAGCATGAACACCTGCCCGGCGCGCTTTGTTTTTGTCAAGTCGGAAGAGGCTCGAACACGTCTGGCCAAGTCGTTGAAGGACAAGAACATCGACAAGATGATGAGCGCACCCGTCGCCGTCATCATTGCCTTCGATCTGGACTTCTGGAAAGAGCTGCCCTTTCTCTTCCCACACGAGGATCGACGTGGATTCTTCAAAGGCAAGGAGCAGCACTGTTATGACACAGCCTTTCGCAACTCATCCTTGCAGGCCGCCTATTTCATGATCGCAGCGCGTTCACTGGGACTGGATGTGGGCGCCATGTCCGGATTCTCCAACCAGATTGTCGACGAAGAGTTCTTTGCAGACACATCCCTGCGATCCAACTTCCTGTGCAATCTCGGCTATGCCGATGAAAGCGCAATCTTCCAGCGTCTGCCTCGATTCTCATTCGAACAAGCCTGCTCGTTTGTCTAG
- a CDS encoding C4-dicarboxylate TRAP transporter substrate-binding protein, translating to MKMHTIVGTVGVALSTCLMQPLMAAETIQAVVIDGYPAKAMWVQELSNFFIPEVDKRLAETGNYEMNWQESYGGTIVKPKGVLEGIELGLGDIGIVTTIFHSSKLTSQALAAVTPFITTDARVVAKAIDEIAVEFPTMQEEFAEQNQILLATGVVLDTYQLFGKEAISALADMEGDKIAGAGMNLRYLEGLSGTAGVRGGLTDFYSMLQTGLADQAMLWPEAASTFKIAEVAPFMLKADMGAVNSKTLTVNADYWEKLPEEVKVVLKEVAVAYRDHVANIAMDRAASSIEEFVAAGGTVVDMDPAQRKAWADAMPNIAVEWAEELDAKGKPGSDMLKAYMDKLEAAGFTPVRDWASEL from the coding sequence ATGAAAATGCATACGATTGTTGGCACCGTTGGTGTTGCTCTATCCACTTGCCTTATGCAGCCCTTGATGGCGGCAGAGACTATCCAGGCCGTTGTCATCGACGGCTATCCTGCAAAAGCCATGTGGGTCCAGGAATTAAGCAATTTCTTCATTCCTGAAGTGGACAAACGTCTGGCCGAAACAGGCAATTATGAAATGAATTGGCAGGAAAGTTATGGAGGCACGATCGTCAAACCCAAAGGTGTATTGGAAGGCATAGAGCTGGGCCTGGGCGATATCGGCATTGTCACCACGATCTTTCATTCATCCAAATTGACAAGTCAGGCCCTGGCAGCGGTAACACCTTTCATCACAACCGACGCCAGAGTTGTAGCCAAGGCCATCGATGAGATCGCAGTAGAATTCCCAACAATGCAAGAGGAGTTCGCTGAACAGAACCAGATACTCCTGGCTACCGGTGTGGTTCTGGATACCTATCAGCTGTTTGGCAAAGAGGCTATCAGCGCGCTTGCAGACATGGAAGGTGACAAGATTGCTGGTGCCGGCATGAATCTGCGTTATCTGGAAGGCCTTTCAGGCACTGCCGGTGTTCGAGGTGGACTGACTGATTTCTACAGCATGTTGCAAACAGGCCTTGCCGATCAGGCAATGCTCTGGCCGGAAGCGGCAAGTACCTTCAAGATTGCCGAGGTCGCCCCTTTCATGCTTAAAGCAGACATGGGTGCAGTCAATTCCAAGACCCTGACTGTTAACGCCGACTACTGGGAAAAGCTGCCCGAAGAGGTCAAAGTCGTTCTCAAGGAAGTCGCTGTCGCCTACCGTGATCATGTAGCGAATATTGCCATGGATCGTGCAGCCAGCAGCATTGAAGAATTCGTAGCAGCCGGTGGAACCGTCGTTGATATGGATCCTGCACAACGCAAAGCCTGGGCCGATGCCATGCCCAACATTGCTGTTGAATGGGCCGAAGAGCTGGATGCCAAGGGCAAGCCTGGTTCAGACATGCTCAAAGCCTATATGGACAAGCTGGAAGCGGCAGGCTTCACCCCGGTTCGTGACTGGGCTTCTGAGCTTTGA
- a CDS encoding TRAP transporter small permease subunit: MSDIFASSWRFITLVAERISMGANVVGTLTVLALVMVVNYDVIARGFFGAPFMGAVEVVQFTLVFIVFLQLPDVVRVGRLTRSDGFLAILATVKPTLALWLQRAVDALAAVFMMLVAYALWPEFMKMWESDDYFGVPGVFTAPWWPIKLVILASGALCALLFIIKIVNAKPDVAQNKGDVNEDSAS, translated from the coding sequence ATGAGTGATATTTTTGCATCTTCATGGCGCTTTATCACGCTCGTTGCCGAACGTATATCCATGGGTGCCAATGTCGTTGGCACCCTGACCGTTCTGGCACTGGTAATGGTTGTGAACTACGACGTCATTGCACGAGGCTTCTTCGGTGCACCCTTCATGGGTGCAGTCGAGGTGGTTCAGTTCACACTGGTATTCATTGTTTTTCTGCAACTTCCCGATGTCGTTCGGGTTGGCCGCCTCACTCGTTCAGATGGGTTTCTGGCAATTCTTGCAACGGTAAAACCTACTCTGGCACTTTGGCTACAAAGAGCAGTGGATGCACTGGCGGCTGTCTTCATGATGTTAGTGGCCTATGCCCTCTGGCCCGAGTTCATGAAGATGTGGGAATCAGATGACTATTTTGGTGTTCCCGGTGTTTTTACTGCTCCATGGTGGCCTATCAAACTTGTCATTCTGGCCAGTGGCGCTCTTTGCGCTCTGTTGTTCATCATCAAGATCGTAAACGCCAAACCTGACGTTGCCCAGAACAAGGGTGATGTAAACGAAGACTCAGCGAGCTGA
- a CDS encoding TRAP transporter large permease — protein MSPFELGTASVIAIVFLIYLGVYIPVALGMVSFVSIWFMRDNFDLAVNLLKIALSDSVMEYTFATVPLFTFMGLIVSKAGMGRDIYEVMNAIFSKITGGIGMATVGANAIFAAVTGSSIASASVFSTVAVPQMLKYDYNPRFAVGVVAGSSVLGMIIPPSAMLIIYSLVAEQSVGDMFLAGVVPGVLLAIAYLVTIWAAGRFAPDFVGGRHIDDTETLTSSEIFTRTAPLLSLVLLVLGGIYTGWLTPVEAGAAGALFGLLIALIQRRMTLTSFKDALLETGHITASILFLITAASIYSRMLGLAGLPNELAAWIAANQFSFAVVMVIYVGMMLFLGTLLDTASIILIVVPLFLPLIEALGLSPVWFGIVTVVGAEIGLLTPPLGISCFVIKATLNDDRITLKDVFLGALPFAFVMLLMLIVLISFPEISLVLLNH, from the coding sequence ATGTCCCCCTTTGAACTCGGTACGGCGTCCGTTATCGCCATCGTCTTTCTTATCTACCTCGGTGTCTATATTCCTGTCGCACTGGGCATGGTGTCTTTCGTATCCATCTGGTTTATGCGAGACAACTTTGACCTGGCTGTCAATCTATTGAAGATTGCGCTGAGCGATAGCGTCATGGAGTACACCTTCGCCACCGTGCCACTTTTCACCTTCATGGGGCTGATCGTCTCCAAGGCGGGTATGGGGCGCGATATCTACGAAGTCATGAACGCCATATTCAGCAAGATCACGGGTGGCATCGGCATGGCAACCGTCGGTGCCAATGCAATCTTTGCCGCCGTCACCGGTTCATCAATCGCCTCCGCCTCTGTCTTCTCAACAGTGGCGGTGCCACAGATGCTGAAATATGACTACAATCCACGATTTGCTGTTGGTGTCGTAGCAGGCTCGTCTGTATTGGGCATGATCATCCCACCCTCGGCCATGCTCATCATCTACTCGCTGGTTGCAGAGCAATCGGTCGGTGACATGTTTCTTGCCGGCGTGGTGCCTGGTGTATTGCTGGCCATTGCCTACCTGGTTACCATCTGGGCAGCTGGGCGATTTGCACCCGATTTTGTCGGTGGACGCCATATCGATGATACCGAGACTCTGACCTCATCAGAGATCTTTACCCGCACAGCGCCTCTTTTAAGCCTTGTCCTACTGGTTCTGGGTGGTATTTACACCGGTTGGCTGACTCCTGTGGAAGCCGGAGCCGCAGGCGCACTCTTCGGACTGCTCATCGCCCTGATTCAACGACGCATGACGCTCACCAGTTTCAAGGATGCCTTGCTGGAAACCGGACACATCACCGCCTCCATTCTCTTTCTGATTACCGCCGCATCCATCTACAGCCGCATGCTTGGCCTGGCAGGACTGCCCAATGAGCTGGCCGCCTGGATTGCTGCCAATCAATTCTCCTTTGCCGTTGTCATGGTGATCTACGTTGGCATGATGCTGTTTCTGGGCACCTTGCTGGATACCGCCTCCATCATCCTGATTGTCGTCCCTCTTTTCCTGCCACTGATCGAAGCACTGGGCCTGAGTCCGGTCTGGTTCGGCATCGTGACTGTGGTGGGAGCAGAAATCGGACTGCTGACACCGCCATTGGGCATCAGCTGCTTTGTGATAAAGGCAACACTCAATGACGATCGAATCACCTTGAAAGATGTCTTCCTCGGAGCATTACCGTTCGCGTTCGTAATGCTACTGATGTTGATTGTCCTGATCAGTTTTCCAGAAATCAGTCTTGTACTGCTAAACCATTAA
- a CDS encoding dioxygenase, giving the protein MQNVTEDNITDTFLNYFGKDTDPRVLEIMSSLARHLHDFARETRITHAEWQQGLEFLRATGRITTPKRDEFVLLSDVLGLSSLVDMMHSPAVGTSSSVLGPFHVSNPPAHDLGSDLRGEFDGEVVLVKGRILDVDNKPVSGATIDIWQTAPNGMYSSQDPDQDDLNFHAKFTTDKDGNYSFTTVKPVPYTVPTDGPVGDILKATGRHPWRPSHLHYIVEAEGFRSLVTEVFPSDDEYLNHDTVFGVRDDLIMHYLPQPAGSFPEAGFELSGSVKEPWLLVEFDIVLVAASSI; this is encoded by the coding sequence ATGCAAAACGTTACCGAAGACAACATCACTGATACTTTTCTCAACTACTTTGGCAAAGACACTGATCCACGAGTTCTGGAGATCATGAGCAGCCTTGCCAGACACCTGCATGACTTTGCCAGGGAGACCCGAATCACCCACGCCGAATGGCAGCAGGGCCTGGAATTCTTGAGGGCCACGGGCAGAATCACGACCCCCAAGCGCGACGAGTTCGTTCTACTCTCCGATGTGCTTGGCCTTTCCTCACTGGTCGACATGATGCACTCCCCCGCGGTGGGCACCAGCTCCAGCGTGCTAGGGCCCTTTCATGTATCAAACCCACCGGCTCATGATCTGGGCAGTGATTTGCGTGGTGAATTCGATGGCGAAGTGGTTCTGGTCAAAGGCCGCATCCTGGATGTCGATAACAAGCCAGTCAGTGGTGCCACGATCGATATCTGGCAGACCGCACCCAATGGCATGTATTCATCGCAGGATCCGGATCAGGATGATTTAAATTTCCATGCAAAATTCACTACCGATAAAGACGGTAACTACAGCTTCACAACCGTCAAGCCAGTTCCCTACACAGTACCCACCGACGGACCTGTCGGAGACATACTCAAGGCCACCGGTCGTCATCCCTGGAGACCTTCGCACTTGCATTACATTGTTGAGGCAGAAGGCTTCCGCTCTCTGGTTACCGAAGTGTTCCCATCCGATGACGAATACCTGAATCACGACACTGTCTTCGGAGTCCGGGATGACCTGATCATGCATTACCTGCCACAGCCAGCAGGCTCGTTTCCTGAAGCGGGATTCGAACTGAGTGGCTCCGTCAAGGAGCCGTGGCTGTTGGTGGAATTCGATATCGTATTGGTTGCAGCCTCCAGCATATAG
- a CDS encoding IS1380 family transposase: MSNCTLKRKLKKRSIQLDFSGGDVSGIGGVELLRAADDRLGLCKAASRLMHDPRDQSGVTHQWDALVRQRIFAIAAGFADLNDHQQLRHDAALQSAVGVLEPMGSAPTLCRMEAAIAQHSTVQARKTVFEMHRLILERFIASFDEPPKSLILDFDGTDDRVHGEQQGRAYNTHYDGYGFLPLYVYCGEKLLVSYLRPINRPDATHSAAVLSLLVKGIRAHWPQVNIVFRGDGGFYRPLLLSWCERHDVRYIVGYTTNKVLMSECQVSRETLSSCWLWFEHKDVDIPALKVFKDIDYQAGSWVRPRRVIAKMEYNEIGPNQRFIVTDLVGEAEQLYSEVYCERGTMENRHKELQMGLFADRTSCTAWWSNQLRVMFSSLGYVLWQTVREKGLAGTSLARAQVWTLRQRLVHIGAVVIRNTRRIVIKLSSAALEKENFLIALQRLEAA; this comes from the coding sequence GTGTCAAATTGTACCCTCAAACGCAAGCTGAAAAAACGTAGCATCCAACTGGATTTCAGCGGTGGAGATGTCAGTGGCATTGGAGGGGTTGAACTGCTGCGGGCAGCCGATGATCGCCTCGGACTGTGCAAGGCGGCTTCCAGGCTTATGCACGACCCTCGCGATCAGAGTGGCGTGACACACCAGTGGGATGCGCTTGTGCGTCAACGTATTTTCGCTATAGCGGCAGGCTTTGCCGATTTGAATGACCATCAACAGTTGCGTCATGACGCCGCTTTGCAAAGTGCGGTCGGAGTGCTTGAGCCCATGGGTAGCGCTCCCACACTCTGCCGAATGGAAGCTGCTATCGCTCAGCATTCAACGGTACAAGCGAGAAAAACGGTGTTTGAGATGCATCGATTGATTCTGGAGCGATTCATCGCCTCGTTTGATGAGCCTCCCAAGTCTTTGATTCTCGACTTTGATGGCACTGATGATCGTGTTCACGGTGAACAGCAAGGTCGGGCATACAACACACACTACGATGGCTATGGCTTTCTGCCGCTCTACGTGTACTGTGGAGAGAAGCTGTTGGTCAGTTACCTACGCCCCATCAATCGCCCTGACGCCACTCATTCGGCAGCGGTGCTGTCGCTGCTGGTTAAAGGCATTCGAGCCCATTGGCCGCAGGTGAACATCGTTTTTCGTGGCGATGGGGGCTTTTACCGGCCGCTATTGCTGAGCTGGTGTGAGCGTCATGATGTTCGCTATATTGTGGGTTATACAACCAACAAGGTGCTGATGAGCGAGTGTCAGGTCAGCCGGGAGACACTGAGCAGTTGCTGGCTGTGGTTCGAGCACAAGGATGTGGATATTCCTGCACTCAAGGTATTCAAGGATATTGACTACCAGGCGGGTAGCTGGGTTCGCCCCCGCCGAGTCATTGCCAAAATGGAATACAACGAGATAGGACCCAATCAACGCTTTATCGTCACGGATCTGGTTGGCGAAGCTGAACAGCTCTATAGCGAGGTCTATTGCGAACGTGGGACCATGGAAAATCGGCACAAAGAGCTGCAGATGGGTCTATTTGCTGACCGTACAAGTTGCACAGCTTGGTGGAGCAACCAGCTGCGCGTGATGTTCTCCTCACTGGGGTATGTGTTATGGCAGACGGTGCGAGAGAAAGGATTGGCAGGAACCTCACTGGCCAGGGCCCAGGTATGGACGTTGCGCCAGCGCCTGGTCCATATCGGTGCCGTGGTGATCAGAAACACGCGACGGATTGTGATAAAGCTGAGTAGCGCGGCGTTAGAAAAAGAGAATTTTCTGATTGCGTTGCAACGTCTAGAAGCAGCGTAG
- a CDS encoding helix-turn-helix domain-containing protein → MTQKISETVSLRALEVLDELARTGSMQEAASKLNMSAPATSQQRFITLILDCTHAPAQPGDSMIANEWSVPSPQPVGAIE, encoded by the coding sequence ATGACCCAGAAAATCAGTGAAACTGTCAGCCTTAGAGCGTTGGAGGTGCTTGACGAGCTTGCTCGAACAGGCTCGATGCAGGAAGCGGCAAGCAAGCTGAACATGTCGGCACCTGCCACGTCGCAGCAACGCTTCATTACGCTGATACTGGACTGCACACATGCGCCAGCACAACCCGGTGACAGCATGATTGCCAATGAGTGGTCGGTACCGTCACCTCAGCCGGTTGGGGCTATCGAGTAG
- a CDS encoding PAS domain S-box protein translates to MKRKPPWNEAVRLAALERYGILDMPSDAVLNSIVQAAANLCETPIALISLVDSSYLWLKPCVGMPEIKAPRDYSFCNNAIQEPEKLLEVEDASKDERFKNNYLVTGEPNIRFYAGKPLVTPDGIALGTLCVIDYKPRRLSTTQRDGLDQLSNAVMELFHERLESRITAIDHIVEQAIQDGVMITDANQPGNPITYVNQAFELLTGYSKAEVLGKNPRFLQGPDTDPDKRSQLCNAIAEHKSCTVTLKNYRKDGVGFWNQLTVSPVMDSSGKLISFVGIQRNADDRLLAEDRSLRLSKTRQQREQARASRNRLAQIVEDSTNEIYVLDADSFQIMNANRSARNNLGYSFDESQQLMPWDYVEGLTQENMNGLIAPLRAGVLDTQVFETVHRRKDGSTYPVSTHLQYMAAQDPPVYTAIVQDITERQRQEESVRLRERAIEALDVGVTILDATKENNPLVYVNQTLCRMTGYSADELIGQGAGIFQRNNRQQIPHLEVKAAQAKGESVQVLFNSVRKNGSRFMNELSLSPVHNAKGKLTHYIGINRDVTEKLETEERSQRSRKIEAVGQLAGGIAHDFNNLLRSLPEIWNS, encoded by the coding sequence ATGAAAAGAAAACCACCCTGGAACGAGGCAGTGCGGCTTGCTGCTCTCGAACGTTACGGTATCCTCGACATGCCCTCTGATGCAGTTTTGAACAGCATTGTTCAAGCTGCAGCAAATCTGTGTGAAACACCCATTGCTCTGATAAGCCTCGTTGACTCTTCCTACTTGTGGCTCAAGCCCTGTGTGGGCATGCCAGAGATAAAGGCACCTCGCGATTATTCCTTTTGTAACAATGCTATCCAGGAGCCAGAAAAACTCTTGGAAGTTGAAGATGCCAGCAAGGATGAGCGCTTCAAGAACAATTACTTGGTGACGGGCGAACCAAATATTCGGTTCTATGCGGGCAAACCATTAGTAACACCCGATGGTATTGCTTTGGGTACCTTGTGTGTCATCGATTATAAACCCCGACGGTTATCTACCACACAACGAGATGGCCTCGATCAATTGTCCAATGCAGTTATGGAACTGTTTCACGAGCGACTTGAATCCAGAATAACGGCGATTGATCATATTGTCGAACAAGCTATTCAAGACGGCGTGATGATCACCGATGCCAATCAACCCGGCAATCCGATAACTTATGTAAACCAGGCTTTTGAACTCCTGACTGGTTATTCCAAAGCGGAAGTGCTGGGTAAGAACCCTCGATTTTTACAGGGGCCAGATACAGACCCCGACAAGCGATCACAACTGTGCAACGCGATCGCAGAACACAAATCCTGTACTGTCACCCTAAAAAACTACCGCAAGGATGGTGTTGGATTCTGGAACCAGCTGACCGTATCGCCAGTGATGGATTCATCTGGCAAGCTCATCAGTTTTGTTGGGATTCAACGCAATGCAGACGATCGGCTGCTCGCCGAGGACCGATCACTTCGATTATCAAAAACCAGGCAACAGCGGGAACAGGCACGCGCAAGCCGTAATCGACTGGCGCAGATTGTAGAAGATTCTACCAACGAGATTTATGTGCTGGATGCAGATAGCTTTCAGATCATGAATGCCAATCGCAGCGCACGCAATAACCTGGGCTACAGCTTTGACGAATCCCAACAGCTCATGCCGTGGGATTATGTTGAAGGGCTGACTCAGGAAAACATGAACGGGCTGATCGCCCCTCTGAGGGCCGGTGTGCTTGATACCCAAGTATTTGAAACGGTCCACCGCCGCAAAGATGGAAGCACCTATCCGGTTTCTACCCACCTGCAATATATGGCTGCACAGGATCCACCTGTTTACACAGCCATCGTTCAAGATATCACCGAGCGCCAGCGCCAGGAGGAAAGTGTTCGGCTGCGTGAGCGTGCGATCGAGGCGTTGGATGTCGGTGTCACCATCCTTGATGCGACCAAGGAGAATAATCCACTGGTTTATGTGAACCAGACACTATGCAGGATGACTGGTTATTCGGCCGATGAATTGATCGGGCAAGGTGCTGGCATATTTCAGAGAAATAACCGCCAGCAGATTCCCCATCTTGAAGTCAAGGCAGCACAGGCTAAAGGTGAGTCAGTACAAGTGTTGTTCAATAGCGTACGCAAGAATGGATCGCGCTTCATGAACGAGCTGTCACTTTCACCGGTTCATAATGCCAAGGGAAAACTGACTCACTACATCGGTATAAACCGAGATGTGACTGAGAAACTCGAGACTGAAGAACGATCGCAGCGGTCACGAAAAATTGAAGCAGTCGGTCAGCTTGCAGGTGGTATCGCACACGATTTCAACAACCTTCTGAGGTCATTACCGGAAATCTGGAATTCTTGA
- a CDS encoding ATP-binding protein, which translates to MDITNEIHRDYLNKADTAAQMGARLTRRLLGFARQRQLKPTVLNANKHVLAAIELLRSTIGQHITLSSDLADDLWSILSDSSEIENTVVNLVINARDAMPRGGTVTIETRNVSFTGLEAENSFGILPGNYIRLSVSDTGIGMNEVVKAHVFEPFFTTKKANSGLGLASIHGFARQSGGDVHIHSDTDHGAVISVFLPSDCETVA; encoded by the coding sequence ATGGATATCACGAATGAGATTCATCGTGATTATCTCAACAAGGCTGACACTGCTGCTCAAATGGGGGCACGTCTGACTCGCAGGCTGCTTGGTTTCGCCAGGCAAAGACAGCTGAAACCGACGGTGCTGAACGCCAACAAACATGTTCTCGCTGCCATAGAATTGTTGCGCTCAACCATTGGTCAACACATTACTTTGTCCTCGGACCTAGCCGACGATCTATGGAGCATTCTTTCTGACTCCAGTGAAATCGAGAATACCGTAGTCAACCTTGTCATCAATGCACGCGACGCCATGCCCAGAGGCGGAACAGTCACTATTGAAACAAGGAACGTAAGCTTTACAGGACTTGAAGCTGAAAATTCCTTTGGAATACTCCCGGGGAACTACATACGATTGTCAGTTTCTGATACCGGAATCGGTATGAACGAAGTGGTAAAAGCCCATGTTTTTGAGCCTTTTTTTACTACCAAGAAAGCCAATTCGGGTCTTGGACTAGCCTCTATTCATGGGTTCGCACGGCAGTCAGGTGGCGATGTGCATATTCATTCAGATACCGATCATGGAGCTGTAATCAGTGTCTTTTTGCCTAGCGACTGTGAAACTGTCGCCTGA
- a CDS encoding response regulator — MTQPTKRVSRVLVVEDNRMVRDLTVERLHALGYDTVQANDGPSAIQIFKNDAAFDLLLTDIVMEGGLSGFEVAQWVQNHAPQCHILLTSGFSEQMAEASNFDIGELRVLQKPYSLAELQQRINDVFETID, encoded by the coding sequence ATGACTCAACCCACTAAAAGGGTCAGCCGAGTTCTAGTGGTTGAGGATAACCGCATGGTCCGGGATCTCACGGTTGAACGCTTGCACGCGCTGGGTTATGACACCGTGCAGGCGAATGATGGACCATCAGCCATACAAATATTCAAGAATGACGCTGCTTTTGATCTGCTCCTGACCGATATCGTCATGGAGGGCGGTCTGTCTGGATTCGAGGTAGCTCAATGGGTTCAGAATCATGCGCCTCAGTGCCATATCCTTTTGACGTCAGGTTTCAGTGAACAGATGGCCGAAGCCAGCAACTTTGATATCGGCGAACTACGTGTACTTCAAAAACCCTACAGCCTTGCTGAGTTGCAGCAGAGAATCAACGACGTTTTTGAAACAATCGATTGA
- a CDS encoding cryptochrome/photolyase family protein, whose protein sequence is MQTAALIFPHQLFDQHPAIRDDLEKVYLVEESLFFGDDRYPLTFHRQKLAYHLATLDAYEKRLKQQHPVERIAYTGKSSLLDTLMVRLAENGCDCLRVVDVHDFELNKRLHRSCAKSQIELVILPTPAFLNTPEENQDFRSGRKRWFMADFYQWQRRRFDVLMEDGKPAGGQWSFDEDNRKKMPTAEIKLIQPLPVKQRTARIRRACDQADKLIPDARGHLHDWLYPTTHEEAADWLDRFCAERFAKFGPFEDAMVHGQSFLHHSVLTPMLNTGLLTPQQVLDTALAAQKEYKIPLNSVEGFIRQLIGWREFMRATYDDLGVRMRTTNHWQHHNPLPDGFYTAETGIAPIDDCIGRVLETGYCHHIERLMLLGGFLFLCEVDPDEIYRWFMEMFIDAYDWVMVPNVYAMSQNADGGLITTKPYFSGSNYVLKMSNYQRGDWCDIWDGLYWRWIWKQRKALSGNPRWAMMCRAAEKMDAEKRQNHLNCAEAYLESM, encoded by the coding sequence ATGCAAACCGCAGCCCTCATCTTTCCCCACCAGTTGTTTGATCAACACCCGGCCATACGTGACGACCTCGAAAAGGTCTATCTGGTTGAAGAATCACTGTTCTTCGGTGATGATCGTTACCCACTCACCTTCCACCGCCAGAAACTTGCCTATCACCTGGCGACACTCGATGCCTATGAAAAGCGGCTGAAGCAACAACACCCGGTCGAACGAATTGCCTATACCGGCAAGTCCTCACTGCTAGACACGCTGATGGTGCGTCTTGCAGAAAACGGATGTGATTGCCTGCGAGTAGTCGATGTTCACGATTTCGAACTGAACAAGCGCTTGCACCGATCCTGTGCAAAATCACAGATCGAGCTGGTGATTCTGCCGACTCCCGCCTTTCTCAACACACCCGAAGAGAACCAGGATTTTCGTAGCGGGCGCAAACGATGGTTCATGGCAGACTTTTACCAGTGGCAAAGACGCAGATTCGATGTACTGATGGAAGATGGCAAGCCTGCCGGTGGGCAATGGAGCTTCGATGAAGACAATCGCAAGAAAATGCCCACCGCAGAAATAAAATTGATTCAACCGCTACCAGTCAAACAGAGAACAGCCCGAATCAGACGCGCCTGCGACCAGGCCGACAAACTCATTCCCGATGCCCGTGGTCATCTGCATGACTGGCTGTATCCCACGACGCACGAAGAGGCCGCCGATTGGCTTGATCGATTCTGTGCAGAGCGCTTTGCCAAATTTGGCCCCTTTGAAGATGCCATGGTTCATGGACAGAGTTTTTTGCATCATTCGGTTCTCACTCCCATGCTCAACACCGGACTGCTGACACCACAGCAAGTTCTGGATACGGCGCTGGCGGCACAGAAGGAATACAAGATCCCGCTGAACAGCGTGGAGGGTTTTATCAGGCAATTGATCGGCTGGCGCGAATTCATGCGCGCCACCTACGATGATCTGGGTGTTCGCATGCGCACCACAAATCACTGGCAACATCACAATCCTCTACCCGATGGTTTCTACACGGCAGAAACGGGTATCGCACCGATTGACGACTGTATCGGGCGAGTTCTGGAGACCGGTTATTGTCATCACATTGAACGACTCATGCTACTCGGCGGTTTTCTTTTTCTGTGTGAGGTGGATCCGGATGAAATCTACCGTTGGTTCATGGAAATGTTCATTGATGCCTATGACTGGGTCATGGTACCCAACGTCTATGCCATGAGCCAGAATGCTGATGGTGGCTTGATCACCACCAAGCCCTATTTTTCCGGCTCAAACTACGTGTTGAAGATGAGTAATTATCAGCGTGGTGACTGGTGCGATATCTGGGATGGCCTCTACTGGCGGTGGATCTGGAAACAGCGCAAGGCATTGAGTGGCAATCCACGCTGGGCGATGATGTGCCGTGCCGCAGAAAAGATGGACGCTGAGAAACGACAGAATCACCTGAATTGCGCAGAAGCGTATCTCGAATCGATGTAA